In a single window of the Micromonospora sp. WMMD1155 genome:
- a CDS encoding alpha/beta hydrolase, translated as MTISTSSTWTGMVPVDDTALAVTDTGGPGIPVVYLNGQFATQGYWRRVVAELGADFRHISYDERARGRKSKRSADYSFEAAVRDVDAVLAARGVDQAMVVGWSYGAVVAAHWANRNPERTLGVVLVDGAFPYDWLDEAMEQRIRKLFRRLNLFMPLLRPTGLTPRMNAEQMANSNIELGRLSRESELGPVLDAIAVPVRYVVASGTSLGSRGDEQERIRAGLDSATARNPHIRISAKVTSNHGAILKKDFRAVAEAVREVAALRHGHDQQSV; from the coding sequence GTGACCATCTCCACCAGCTCGACCTGGACCGGCATGGTGCCGGTCGACGACACGGCCCTGGCCGTCACCGACACCGGCGGTCCCGGAATCCCCGTGGTCTACCTCAACGGCCAGTTCGCCACCCAGGGCTACTGGCGGCGGGTCGTCGCCGAACTGGGCGCGGACTTCCGGCACATCAGCTACGACGAGCGGGCCCGCGGCAGGAAGTCGAAACGCTCGGCGGACTACTCGTTCGAGGCCGCCGTGCGGGACGTCGATGCCGTCCTCGCAGCCCGGGGCGTCGACCAAGCGATGGTGGTGGGCTGGTCGTACGGGGCGGTCGTCGCCGCGCACTGGGCCAACCGGAACCCGGAGCGGACGCTCGGGGTGGTCCTGGTCGACGGCGCTTTTCCATACGACTGGCTCGACGAGGCCATGGAGCAGCGGATCAGGAAACTGTTCCGGCGGCTGAACCTGTTCATGCCGCTGCTACGCCCGACCGGTCTGACCCCACGGATGAACGCCGAACAGATGGCGAACAGCAACATCGAGCTGGGCAGGCTCTCCCGGGAGAGCGAGCTGGGCCCGGTGCTCGACGCCATCGCCGTTCCGGTGCGGTACGTGGTCGCCTCCGGGACGTCGCTGGGCAGCCGGGGCGACGAGCAGGAGAGGATCCGTGCCGGTCTCGACTCGGCGACCGCCCGCAACCCGCACATCCGCATCTCGGCGAAGGTCACCAGCAACCACGGCGCAATCCTCAAGAAGGACTTCCGAGCGGTTGCCGAGGCCGTACGCGAGGTCGCCGCGCTGCGGCACGGGCACGACCAGCAGTCGGTGTAG
- a CDS encoding helix-turn-helix domain-containing protein codes for MPGGRLSQQERQQIALGLGDSLPYAEIARRIDRPTSTVTREVMRNGGPTAYRADLAHRATERRAHRRRQVTAGTESVLQPRGRDAEAVAEYEETFTTVLMASGLTKMAARVLTCLYTTDAGSLTASQLAQRLQVSPASISKAITFLEGQSLVRRERDERRRDRYLVDDELFYQATITSARANDQLVETARRGVALLGPHTPAAARLENIARFLDFISESMVRAAEQAREILHTRAERTTGDAARPRPGQG; via the coding sequence ATGCCGGGAGGCAGGCTCAGTCAGCAGGAACGCCAGCAGATCGCGCTGGGGCTGGGCGACAGCCTCCCGTACGCGGAGATAGCGCGGCGGATCGACCGTCCCACCTCGACGGTCACGCGGGAGGTCATGCGCAACGGCGGCCCCACCGCGTACCGCGCCGATCTGGCCCACCGCGCCACCGAACGCCGCGCCCACCGGCGCAGGCAGGTCACCGCCGGTACGGAGTCGGTTCTCCAACCGCGTGGACGGGACGCCGAGGCGGTTGCCGAATACGAGGAAACCTTCACCACAGTCCTCATGGCGTCGGGCCTGACCAAGATGGCGGCCCGCGTGCTGACCTGCCTGTACACCACCGATGCGGGCAGCCTCACCGCATCCCAGCTCGCCCAGCGCCTCCAGGTCAGCCCGGCGTCGATCTCCAAAGCGATCACGTTCCTGGAGGGCCAGAGCCTGGTCCGCCGGGAACGCGACGAACGTCGCCGCGATCGCTACCTCGTCGACGATGAGCTCTTCTACCAGGCCACCATCACCAGCGCGCGCGCCAACGACCAGCTCGTGGAGACCGCGCGGCGAGGCGTCGCCCTGCTCGGCCCGCACACCCCCGCCGCGGCCCGCCTGGAGAACATCGCCCGCTTCCTCGATTTCATCAGCGAGAGCATGGTCCGCGCCGCCGAACAGGCCCGCGAGATCCTCCACACCAGAGCGGAGAGGACAACCGGCGACGCTGCCCGACCACGTCCCGGCCAGGGATGA
- a CDS encoding DUF4097 family beta strand repeat-containing protein has translation MMTFDTPTPISAVLDIPAGRVQVIAADRSDTTVEVLPTDPAKNRDSRAAEQTTVTYADGVLRVTAATPGNALLGPSGSLQVTVRLPADSRIQATSASAELRSVGRLADITFDGAYRQIKIDEAASVRLTAIDGDVEIGRLNGPAEISTARGDIRITEAVHGTVVLRTQSGDISVTAAAGVSAALDADTGSGRISNSLKNDGTTALDIRATTSYGDITARSR, from the coding sequence ATGATGACCTTCGACACCCCCACCCCGATCTCCGCCGTCCTGGACATCCCCGCCGGGCGCGTTCAGGTCATCGCCGCCGACCGCTCCGACACCACCGTTGAGGTGCTGCCCACCGACCCCGCCAAGAACCGCGACAGCAGGGCCGCCGAGCAGACCACCGTCACGTACGCCGACGGCGTCCTGAGGGTCACGGCCGCGACGCCCGGCAACGCCCTCCTCGGCCCGTCCGGATCCCTGCAGGTCACCGTCCGGCTGCCCGCCGACTCCCGCATCCAGGCCACGTCCGCCAGCGCCGAGCTTCGTAGCGTCGGACGCCTCGCCGACATCACCTTCGACGGCGCGTACCGCCAGATCAAGATCGATGAGGCGGCGAGCGTCCGCCTCACCGCGATCGACGGCGACGTCGAGATCGGCCGGCTCAACGGACCCGCCGAGATCAGCACCGCGCGGGGCGACATCCGGATCACCGAAGCCGTGCACGGCACCGTCGTGCTGCGCACCCAGTCCGGCGACATCTCGGTCACCGCCGCCGCCGGCGTCTCGGCCGCGTTGGACGCGGACACCGGCTCCGGCCGGATCAGCAACTCCCTCAAGAACGACGGCACCACCGCACTCGACATCCGAGCCACCACCTCGTACGGCGACATCACCGCCCGCAGCCGCTGA